In Porphyrobacter sp. LM 6, one DNA window encodes the following:
- the purD gene encoding phosphoribosylamine--glycine ligase — protein sequence MNILLLGSGGREHALSWKLAQSPACTHLYAAPGNPGIAEEAEIVALDVTDHGAVIAFCADKAIDLVVVGPEAPLVDGLSDSLRAAGVPVFGPSQAAAQLEGSKGFTKDLCARAGIPTAGYVRTASLEEARAALARFSAPYVLKADGLAAGKGVVIAETLADAEEALADMFGGGFGAAGAQVVIEEFMQGEEASFFALTDGTAIVPFGSAQDHKRVGDGDTGPNTGGMGAYSPAPVLTPELQARVMAEIIEPTVRTMREEGTPYSGVLFAGLMLTAEGPKLIEYNARFGDPECQVLMMRLESDLVSIMLPCAKGTLAGTEVELRNQTALTVVMAAKGYPGTPEKGGAIDLGDAEAGGAKVFHAGTALKDGALVANGGRVLNVTAIGANATEAQARAYAAVDAIDFSTGFCRRDIGWREVAREAST from the coding sequence ATGAATATCCTGCTTCTGGGTTCGGGAGGCCGCGAACATGCGCTGAGCTGGAAGCTGGCGCAATCCCCCGCCTGCACCCACCTCTACGCTGCCCCCGGAAATCCCGGCATCGCGGAGGAAGCCGAGATCGTCGCGCTCGACGTGACCGATCACGGCGCGGTAATCGCGTTCTGTGCCGACAAGGCCATCGACCTCGTCGTGGTCGGCCCGGAGGCACCGCTGGTCGATGGCCTGTCGGACAGCCTCAGGGCGGCGGGCGTGCCGGTGTTCGGCCCCTCGCAGGCCGCCGCGCAGCTGGAAGGCTCCAAGGGCTTCACCAAGGACCTGTGCGCCCGCGCGGGTATTCCGACCGCCGGCTACGTGCGCACCGCGTCGCTGGAAGAGGCCCGCGCCGCCCTCGCCCGCTTCAGCGCTCCTTACGTGCTCAAGGCCGATGGTCTGGCAGCAGGCAAGGGCGTGGTGATCGCCGAAACGCTCGCCGATGCCGAGGAGGCGCTCGCCGATATGTTCGGTGGCGGCTTCGGGGCAGCGGGCGCGCAGGTGGTGATCGAGGAATTCATGCAGGGCGAGGAAGCGAGCTTCTTCGCGCTCACCGATGGCACCGCGATCGTCCCCTTCGGCTCCGCGCAGGACCACAAGCGCGTCGGCGATGGCGACACCGGCCCCAACACCGGCGGCATGGGCGCCTATTCCCCCGCCCCGGTGCTGACGCCCGAATTGCAAGCCCGCGTCATGGCCGAGATCATCGAACCGACCGTGCGGACGATGCGCGAGGAGGGGACCCCCTATTCGGGCGTGCTGTTCGCGGGTCTGATGCTGACCGCCGAAGGGCCGAAGCTGATCGAATACAACGCCCGCTTCGGCGATCCCGAATGCCAGGTGCTGATGATGCGGTTGGAAAGCGATCTGGTAAGCATCATGCTCCCCTGCGCAAAAGGGACGCTCGCCGGAACCGAGGTGGAACTGCGCAACCAGACTGCGCTCACCGTGGTGATGGCCGCCAAGGGTTATCCCGGCACACCCGAGAAGGGCGGCGCGATTGATCTGGGCGATGCCGAAGCTGGCGGCGCCAAGGTGTTCCACGCCGGAACCGCGCTCAAGGACGGCGCGCTGGTGGCGAATGGCGGGCGGGTGCTCAACGTCACTGCCATCGGAGCAAATGCCACCGAAGCACAGGCCCGCGCCTATGCTGCCGTCGACGCGATCGACTTCTCGACAGGCTTCTGCCGCCGCGATATCGGCTGGCGCGAAGTGGCGCGCGAAGCTTCGACGTAA
- the xseA gene encoding exodeoxyribonuclease VII large subunit: MAPPPTSDDPSGLDNAGLVARSRSGDNAEPLTISEISALLKRTVEDRFGFVRLRGELSGVKRAASGHFYCALKDEGAVIDGVMWKGNAARMNFRAEDGLEVIATGKLTTYPGRSKYQIVIDSLELAGEGALLALLEKTRARLAAEGLFAPERKRRLPFLPQVIGVVTSPTGAVIRDILHRLADRFPSHVLVWPVLVQGQGAAEQVAAAVRGFSALAPGGPIPRPDLVIVARGGGSIEDLWSFNEEVVVRAIAECSIPVISAVGHETDTTLADFAADRRAPTPTAAAEMAVPVRADLAFTLSDLASRQRRAVYRPVELGRERLAARARLLPRPENLLQPQAQRLDDLGERLRRALGDRSGRGRERLAGVAARLSPSLLTRSATEAGRRLERARLNPALIERPLRQGADRLAALSRVMSQLHPEKPLERGYAIVRDAQGRALTTRAEAAGETALTLQFRDGTLDAVPADGTPPPPRPAPKPRPSNPPRQDDLFG; this comes from the coding sequence ATGGCGCCTCCGCCGACAAGTGATGACCCAAGTGGTCTTGACAATGCCGGGCTGGTAGCGCGCTCGCGCAGCGGGGACAACGCCGAGCCGCTTACGATCAGCGAGATATCCGCGCTGCTCAAGCGTACGGTCGAGGACCGCTTCGGTTTTGTGCGGCTGCGCGGCGAGCTTTCGGGAGTGAAGCGGGCGGCTTCGGGCCATTTCTACTGCGCGCTGAAGGATGAAGGCGCGGTGATCGACGGGGTGATGTGGAAGGGCAATGCCGCGCGCATGAACTTCCGCGCCGAAGACGGGCTGGAGGTGATCGCCACCGGCAAGCTCACCACCTATCCGGGCCGATCGAAGTACCAGATCGTGATCGACAGTCTGGAACTGGCGGGCGAGGGCGCGCTGCTGGCGCTGCTGGAGAAGACCCGCGCGCGGCTGGCCGCCGAGGGCCTGTTCGCGCCCGAGCGCAAGCGCCGCCTGCCGTTTCTGCCGCAAGTGATCGGGGTGGTGACTTCGCCCACCGGCGCGGTGATCCGCGACATCCTCCACCGTCTGGCCGACCGCTTCCCCTCGCACGTCCTCGTCTGGCCGGTGCTGGTGCAGGGGCAGGGCGCCGCCGAGCAGGTGGCGGCAGCGGTGCGCGGCTTCTCCGCGCTCGCGCCCGGCGGCCCCATTCCGCGCCCCGATCTGGTAATCGTCGCGCGCGGAGGCGGCTCCATTGAAGACCTTTGGAGCTTCAACGAGGAAGTCGTGGTCCGCGCCATTGCCGAATGCTCGATCCCCGTGATCAGCGCGGTCGGGCACGAAACCGACACCACGCTTGCCGATTTCGCTGCCGACCGCCGCGCGCCGACGCCGACAGCGGCCGCCGAAATGGCCGTTCCGGTGCGCGCCGATCTCGCCTTCACCCTGTCAGACCTTGCCTCGCGCCAGCGGCGCGCTGTCTATCGCCCGGTCGAGCTGGGGCGCGAACGGCTTGCGGCACGCGCGCGGCTGCTTCCGCGTCCGGAAAACCTGCTGCAACCCCAGGCCCAGCGATTGGACGATCTCGGCGAACGTCTTCGCCGCGCCCTGGGCGACCGGTCAGGCCGCGGGCGCGAGCGGCTTGCCGGGGTGGCGGCGCGGCTTTCGCCCAGCCTCCTGACCCGCTCTGCCACCGAGGCGGGACGGCGACTCGAGCGTGCGCGGCTCAACCCTGCACTGATCGAACGCCCCCTGCGGCAGGGGGCCGACCGGCTCGCCGCGCTGAGCCGGGTGATGAGCCAGCTCCACCCCGAAAAGCCGCTGGAGCGCGGCTATGCCATCGTCCGCGATGCCCAGGGCCGCGCGCTCACCACCCGCGCCGAAGCGGCGGGCGAGACGGCGCTCACGCTGCAATTCCGCGACGGGACGCTCGATGCCGTGCCTGCGGACGGCACTCCGCCGCCGCCACGCCCTGCCCCCAAGCCGCGTCCTTCAAACCCGCCGCGCCAAGATGATTTGTTCGGTTAG
- a CDS encoding DUF2093 domain-containing protein: MLMSSSDKAAKLYYGPSSFRVLRPGTHVYCAVSGEAIALAELHYWSAERQEAYASCEIATRRLLNLDPA, encoded by the coding sequence ATGTTGATGTCTTCTTCCGACAAGGCCGCCAAGCTCTACTACGGCCCCTCCAGCTTCCGCGTCCTGCGCCCGGGCACCCACGTCTATTGCGCAGTCTCGGGCGAAGCGATTGCGCTCGCGGAACTGCACTACTGGAGCGCCGAGCGGCAGGAGGCCTATGCCTCGTGCGAGATCGCTACGCGGCGTTTGCTCAACCTCGATCCTGCCTGA
- a CDS encoding esterase-like activity of phytase family protein → MRRAARLALALAVTLGLAPGTLVRTDTGLRSDPATITIAPIPIGTPPPGPLRLTGAWQIRSQHGWVGGFSALVADGQARLISASDRAFRLDIDISHGDPRVVPGGFRFIGRRYSGRRELLDLESLARDPASGTLWAGYENHNLIERFAPDGTRRSVEPPAMKDWDDNSGPETMVRLRDGRFLVIAEGEVGDDPVYHPALLFAHDPVEGGEPMGLALEGLDGFDPVDATQLPDGRLLILLRHVEYFIPARFTAAIAIADPATIRRDMPWQARIIQHLPGSLLAENFEGITFIPAPANPRRGTVWLIADDNLSMFQRSLLVRFDWAGQASRTNEKAPGKPDA, encoded by the coding sequence ATGAGAAGGGCCGCGCGCCTTGCCCTGGCACTGGCAGTGACGCTGGGCCTTGCTCCGGGAACGCTGGTGCGCACCGACACCGGCCTCAGAAGCGATCCGGCCACCATCACCATCGCCCCGATCCCCATCGGCACGCCGCCACCCGGCCCGCTGCGGCTGACAGGGGCGTGGCAGATCCGCAGCCAGCATGGCTGGGTTGGCGGCTTCTCCGCGCTGGTGGCCGATGGACAGGCACGCCTGATCAGCGCCAGTGACCGCGCGTTCCGGCTGGATATCGACATTTCGCACGGTGATCCGCGTGTCGTCCCGGGCGGCTTCCGCTTCATTGGGCGCCGCTATAGCGGGCGGCGCGAACTGCTTGATCTCGAATCCCTCGCGCGCGATCCGGCCAGCGGCACGCTGTGGGCCGGATACGAGAATCACAACCTGATCGAACGATTCGCCCCGGACGGCACCCGCCGAAGCGTCGAACCACCGGCGATGAAGGATTGGGACGACAACAGCGGCCCGGAGACCATGGTCCGGCTGCGTGACGGGCGCTTCCTTGTCATCGCGGAAGGCGAGGTCGGCGACGATCCGGTCTATCACCCGGCGCTGCTGTTCGCGCATGATCCGGTGGAGGGCGGCGAACCGATGGGTCTTGCGCTCGAGGGGCTCGACGGCTTCGATCCGGTTGATGCGACCCAGCTACCCGATGGGCGGCTGCTGATCCTGCTGCGGCATGTCGAGTATTTCATCCCCGCGCGCTTCACCGCCGCCATCGCCATCGCCGATCCGGCGACGATCCGGCGCGACATGCCGTGGCAGGCGCGCATCATCCAGCACCTGCCGGGGTCGCTCCTGGCTGAAAACTTCGAAGGGATCACCTTCATCCCCGCACCCGCCAACCCGCGGCGCGGCACTGTGTGGCTGATCGCCGACGACAACCTGTCGATGTTCCAGCGCAGCCTGCTAGTGCGGTTTGACTGGGCGGGTCAGGCCTCCCGCACAAACGAAAAGGCGCCCGGAAAACCGGACGCCTGA
- the rpmB gene encoding 50S ribosomal protein L28, whose protein sequence is MSRICELTGKGRQVGHNVSHANNKTKRVFLPNLQNVTLMSEKLERSFKFRVSTHGLRSVEHNGGLDNWLLKTSDEKLSANAQKVKRELIKAQAAA, encoded by the coding sequence ATGTCGCGCATCTGCGAACTGACCGGCAAGGGCCGCCAGGTCGGCCACAATGTGAGCCACGCCAACAACAAGACCAAGCGCGTGTTCCTGCCCAACCTGCAGAACGTCACGCTGATGAGCGAAAAGCTCGAGCGCAGCTTCAAGTTCCGCGTGTCGACCCATGGTCTGCGCTCGGTCGAGCACAACGGCGGTCTCGACAACTGGCTGCTCAAGACCAGCGACGAAAAGCTCTCGGCCAACGCGCAGAAGGTGAAGCGCGAGCTGATCAAGGCTCAGGCCGCGGCCTAA
- the tadA gene encoding tRNA adenosine(34) deaminase TadA, which translates to MTTWPLPLPMQRALAAARAAADAGEVPIGAVIVKDGQIIAEAHNSPRTDHDPTAHAEIMAIRAAAKVLGDERLTDCELWVTLEPCAMCAGAIAHARIARLYYAASDPKGGAVEHGSRVFDQPQCLHRPEVYTGMGEAEAADLLKGFFRERR; encoded by the coding sequence ATGACCACCTGGCCGCTTCCTTTGCCGATGCAACGCGCGTTGGCCGCCGCGCGGGCCGCTGCCGATGCGGGCGAAGTGCCGATTGGCGCGGTGATCGTCAAGGACGGACAGATCATTGCCGAGGCGCACAATTCCCCGCGCACCGATCACGATCCCACCGCCCATGCCGAGATCATGGCGATTCGCGCCGCCGCCAAGGTGCTGGGTGACGAGCGCCTCACCGACTGCGAGCTATGGGTAACGCTGGAGCCCTGCGCGATGTGCGCCGGCGCCATCGCCCATGCCCGCATCGCCCGGCTCTATTACGCGGCGAGCGATCCCAAGGGCGGCGCGGTCGAGCATGGGTCGCGGGTGTTCGATCAGCCCCAGTGCCTGCACCGCCCCGAAGTCTATACCGGCATGGGCGAGGCCGAGGCCGCCGATTTGCTCAAAGGGTTTTTCCGCGAGCGACGTTGA
- a CDS encoding alpha/beta hydrolase: MANKLAFSTGMALMILLAGCGGEDSSGPPPVGGTPTPSPSPTPTPSPTPSPTSFVRTPDIRYGTGITQAGSIPLFVDIYRPQASCDAPRPTVVYVHGGGFVGGTRKGGNVEAIAQELAARGINLLSISYRLQGDNPVISSEFAQFERDFQLLNTTEPSARVTAFTAAVEDATKALRWAVDNAGAYCIDPQRFGVWGGSAGAFTVMHVAYSLDEYAIPRPPVRVAVDYWGGHFRVADLEAGEPPLFVMHGTADSTVPYLRATELTNRAQAVGVPFTLYSIIGGEHDFNGSGFFVLTVDGQSIAAKTATFVDAHMRAGGQPVYERRDIPR, encoded by the coding sequence ATGGCAAACAAACTGGCATTCAGCACCGGCATGGCCCTGATGATCCTGCTCGCAGGCTGCGGCGGGGAGGATAGTTCCGGGCCGCCGCCGGTGGGTGGCACGCCGACACCTTCTCCCTCTCCGACGCCCACACCCTCACCCACTCCCAGCCCGACAAGCTTCGTCCGCACGCCCGACATCCGTTATGGCACGGGCATCACTCAGGCCGGTTCGATCCCGCTGTTTGTCGACATCTATCGCCCGCAAGCCTCCTGCGATGCCCCGCGCCCGACGGTTGTCTACGTGCACGGCGGAGGATTTGTCGGCGGGACCCGCAAGGGCGGGAATGTCGAAGCGATCGCGCAGGAACTGGCGGCGCGGGGGATCAATCTTCTCTCGATCTCCTATCGGCTCCAGGGCGACAACCCGGTGATCAGCAGCGAATTCGCGCAGTTCGAACGCGACTTCCAGCTGCTCAACACCACCGAGCCCTCCGCGCGCGTGACCGCCTTCACCGCAGCGGTCGAGGATGCAACCAAGGCGCTGCGCTGGGCGGTCGACAATGCCGGGGCCTATTGCATCGACCCCCAGAGGTTTGGCGTCTGGGGCGGATCGGCGGGTGCCTTCACAGTGATGCACGTCGCCTATTCACTTGATGAATATGCCATTCCCCGCCCTCCGGTGCGGGTCGCCGTAGACTATTGGGGCGGGCATTTCCGCGTGGCGGACCTGGAGGCGGGCGAGCCGCCGCTGTTCGTCATGCACGGCACCGCCGACAGCACCGTGCCCTATCTGCGCGCGACCGAGCTGACCAACCGCGCACAGGCCGTGGGCGTGCCCTTCACGCTCTATTCGATCATCGGCGGCGAGCACGATTTTAACGGGAGCGGCTTCTTCGTGCTGACGGTGGACGGCCAGTCCATCGCGGCCAAGACCGCGACCTTTGTCGATGCCCATATGCGTGCGGGTGGCCAGCCGGTCTACGAACGGCGCGACATTCCGCGCTAG
- a CDS encoding ribonuclease T2 family protein, translating into MLALALPSLANAQAYQCRAPQVTSVPRITPDGPARALPVTGYTLALSWSPEFCKPRAGERAHAVQCSGANGHFGLVVHGLWPESGQSWPQWCAASVALTPAEVRGAMCMMPSERLVARQWAKHGSCMVDRPAKYLKVTRILYRGLRWPDYDRISREEGLTAGRIRAAFADANPGWPENAIGVKLSKRGWLEEIRLCYAKTFRPTRCSASRWGAKDAAAAKIWRGL; encoded by the coding sequence GTGCTCGCGCTGGCGCTGCCGTCGCTGGCCAACGCGCAGGCCTATCAGTGCCGTGCGCCGCAGGTGACGAGCGTTCCGCGCATCACCCCCGATGGCCCCGCGCGCGCCTTGCCGGTGACGGGCTATACTCTCGCGCTGAGCTGGAGCCCGGAGTTCTGCAAGCCGCGTGCAGGCGAGCGCGCCCATGCGGTGCAATGTTCGGGGGCGAACGGGCATTTCGGGCTCGTGGTCCACGGGCTGTGGCCCGAAAGCGGGCAGAGTTGGCCGCAATGGTGCGCTGCCAGTGTGGCGCTCACCCCCGCCGAGGTGCGCGGGGCGATGTGCATGATGCCTTCCGAACGGCTGGTAGCGCGCCAATGGGCCAAGCATGGGAGCTGCATGGTCGATCGCCCGGCCAAGTATCTCAAGGTTACCCGCATCCTCTATCGCGGCCTGCGCTGGCCCGATTACGACCGCATCAGCCGCGAAGAGGGGCTGACCGCAGGCCGCATCCGTGCCGCCTTCGCCGATGCCAACCCCGGCTGGCCCGAGAACGCCATTGGGGTGAAGCTCTCCAAACGCGGATGGCTCGAGGAAATCCGTCTATGCTACGCCAAGACCTTCCGTCCGACGCGCTGTTCGGCGTCACGCTGGGGCGCGAAGGATGCGGCGGCAGCGAAGATCTGGCGGGGACTCTAA
- the nadC gene encoding carboxylating nicotinate-nucleotide diphosphorylase has product MTAFTLPGFDLEKFIRETLAEDLGEGLPGGGRDVTSESVIPADARFSGVMDSRDAIVVAGLPLAEAFFRHLDPECAIETLVHDGDKVPAGTDLMRIAGKARALLTAERSALNIVQHLSGIATMTQAYVIAMRGPGGNPACTLLDTRKTIPGLRFLEKYATRQGGAQNHRMGLWDAAMIKDNHVAVAGSVGEAVRRAREAGVTRIICEVDSLDQIEPALAAGAHHLLLDNMDPATLAEAVRLVAGRVPTEASGGVNLQTIAAKAASGVDYISVGRLTQSAPAADIGLDFKPL; this is encoded by the coding sequence ATGACCGCTTTCACCCTCCCCGGCTTCGATCTCGAAAAGTTCATCCGCGAAACGCTGGCCGAGGACTTGGGCGAAGGCCTGCCCGGCGGCGGGCGTGATGTTACCTCCGAAAGCGTCATCCCCGCCGATGCGCGCTTTTCCGGCGTGATGGACAGCCGCGATGCGATCGTCGTCGCGGGCCTGCCGCTGGCCGAGGCCTTCTTCCGCCACCTTGATCCCGAATGCGCCATCGAAACCCTCGTGCATGATGGCGACAAGGTGCCTGCGGGCACCGATCTGATGCGGATCGCAGGCAAGGCGCGCGCGCTGCTCACCGCCGAGCGCAGCGCCCTCAACATCGTCCAGCACCTCTCCGGCATCGCCACCATGACGCAGGCGTATGTCATCGCGATGCGGGGGCCGGGCGGCAATCCCGCCTGCACTCTGCTCGACACGCGCAAGACCATTCCGGGCCTCCGCTTCCTCGAGAAATACGCTACCCGCCAAGGGGGCGCGCAGAACCATCGCATGGGGCTGTGGGATGCGGCGATGATCAAGGACAACCACGTCGCGGTCGCCGGAAGTGTCGGCGAAGCGGTGCGCCGTGCGCGCGAGGCCGGGGTGACGCGGATCATCTGCGAGGTCGATAGCCTCGACCAGATCGAACCCGCACTGGCGGCGGGCGCGCATCACCTGCTGCTCGACAATATGGACCCCGCCACGCTGGCCGAGGCGGTGCGGCTGGTCGCAGGCCGCGTGCCGACCGAGGCGAGCGGGGGCGTGAACCTCCAGACCATCGCGGCCAAGGCGGCGAGCGGGGTCGATTACATCTCGGTCGGGCGGCTGACGCAAAGCGCCCCTGCGGCGGATATCGGGCTGGATTTCAAGCCCTTATGA
- a CDS encoding LytR/AlgR family response regulator transcription factor, with translation MTIRTILVDDEKLAIQGLQLRLQPFEDVEIIDTCANGREAIRKIKTEKPDLVFLDIQMPGFDGFSVVKGVMDIEPPLFVFVTAYEEHAIRAFEANAVNYLMKPVDEQKLADTIERVRQRLAEKKSAEDAGQLLDVLAEVAPDRAADFVDTVAATTTESADRFEKLINIKDRGQIFRVEVDTIENIEAAGDYMIISTGDNSLVLRETMKDLERRLDPRKFQRVHRSTIVNLDLVRQVKPHTNGECFLVLESGAEVKVSRSYRDVVARFVH, from the coding sequence ATGACCATCAGAACCATCCTTGTCGACGACGAGAAGCTCGCGATTCAGGGCCTTCAGCTGCGGCTCCAGCCGTTCGAGGACGTCGAGATCATCGACACCTGCGCCAACGGCCGCGAGGCGATCCGCAAGATCAAGACCGAAAAGCCCGATCTCGTCTTCCTCGATATCCAGATGCCGGGCTTTGACGGCTTTTCGGTGGTCAAGGGTGTGATGGATATCGAACCCCCGCTGTTCGTCTTCGTTACCGCCTATGAAGAACACGCGATCCGCGCGTTCGAGGCCAATGCGGTCAATTACCTGATGAAGCCGGTCGACGAGCAGAAGCTGGCCGACACCATCGAACGCGTGCGCCAGCGTCTTGCCGAGAAGAAATCGGCCGAGGATGCCGGACAATTGCTCGACGTGCTGGCCGAAGTCGCGCCCGACCGCGCGGCGGATTTCGTCGATACGGTCGCGGCCACCACCACCGAAAGCGCCGACCGCTTCGAGAAGCTCATCAACATCAAGGATCGCGGCCAGATCTTCCGCGTCGAAGTCGACACGATCGAGAATATCGAGGCTGCGGGCGATTACATGATCATCTCCACCGGCGACAATTCGCTGGTGCTGCGCGAGACGATGAAGGACCTCGAACGCCGGCTTGATCCGCGCAAGTTCCAGCGCGTCCACCGCAGCACAATAGTCAACCTCGATCTGGTGCGGCAAGTGAAGCCCCACACCAACGGCGAATGCTTCCTGGTGCTGGAAAGCGGTGCCGAGGTGAAGGTGAGCCGCAGCTACCGGGATGTGGTCGCCAGATTTGTGCATTGA
- a CDS encoding sensor histidine kinase has product MAVLQIQAAPFFASKNRAFWNLQLAGWGGAFVLRAVSALANQQPLDILALILVTTITGFSISLILSVIYRQLIQQTPFITWGATALVLFFAVVLHASIDAWVQGVYYAASRDTTFVQRVIGLLYLPLTLLGGWSALYYAINFFLTVEQQADRLERLEAQATAAQLAMLRYQLNPHFLFNTLNSISTLVLLKQTEPANAMLTRLSGFLRHTLIAEPGSQVTLAQEIETLQLYLDIERMRFEERLRTHFEIEDAALQAQLPAMLLQPLVENAIKYAVSPQEEGARIAITARVIGERLRLTVEDTGPGVDEVQLYRTRDPAQLRAPTTPGKPVSTGVGLPNIRNRLMQAYGENHLFETRSEAGGGFTVMIEIPFIRADSAEPPPAAVPSAVTGTGGNVVPLTPPQRTIGTTA; this is encoded by the coding sequence ATGGCAGTGCTCCAGATCCAGGCGGCGCCGTTCTTCGCGAGCAAGAACCGGGCGTTCTGGAACCTCCAGCTGGCGGGCTGGGGCGGCGCTTTCGTGCTGCGTGCGGTCTCGGCACTGGCGAACCAGCAGCCGCTCGATATCCTCGCGCTGATCCTCGTCACCACGATCACCGGCTTTTCGATCAGCCTGATCCTGTCGGTGATCTACCGCCAGCTGATCCAGCAGACGCCCTTCATCACCTGGGGTGCGACAGCGCTGGTGCTGTTCTTCGCGGTGGTGCTGCACGCCTCGATCGATGCCTGGGTGCAGGGCGTCTATTACGCCGCCAGCCGCGATACGACCTTCGTCCAGCGCGTGATCGGCCTGCTCTATCTGCCGCTGACCCTGCTCGGCGGGTGGAGCGCGCTCTATTACGCGATCAACTTCTTCCTGACGGTGGAACAGCAGGCCGACCGGCTCGAGCGGCTCGAAGCGCAGGCCACGGCCGCGCAGCTCGCCATGCTGCGCTATCAGCTCAATCCGCACTTCCTGTTCAACACGTTGAATTCGATCAGCACGCTGGTGCTGCTCAAACAGACCGAGCCCGCCAACGCGATGCTCACTCGCCTTTCCGGCTTCCTGCGCCACACGCTGATCGCCGAACCCGGCAGCCAGGTCACGCTGGCGCAGGAGATTGAAACCCTCCAGCTCTATCTCGATATCGAACGGATGCGGTTCGAGGAACGCCTGCGCACCCATTTCGAGATCGAGGATGCCGCGCTTCAGGCGCAGCTTCCGGCGATGCTGCTCCAGCCGCTGGTCGAAAACGCGATCAAATATGCCGTCAGTCCGCAGGAAGAAGGCGCGCGCATTGCCATCACCGCGCGTGTGATCGGCGAACGGCTGCGCCTGACGGTCGAGGATACCGGCCCCGGCGTGGACGAGGTGCAGCTTTACCGCACCCGCGATCCCGCGCAGCTGCGCGCGCCGACGACGCCGGGCAAGCCGGTGTCGACCGGCGTCGGCCTGCCGAACATCCGCAATCGCCTGATGCAGGCCTATGGAGAAAACCACCTGTTCGAGACCCGATCGGAAGCCGGGGGCGGCTTTACGGTGATGATCGAGATCCCGTTCATCCGGGCCGATAGTGCCGAACCGCCCCCTGCCGCCGTGCCTTCCGCGGTGACCGGTACGGGCGGCAATGTCGTCCCGCTGACCCCCCCGCAACGAACCATCGGAACCACCGCATGA
- a CDS encoding DsbA family protein, with protein sequence MTSSTPSFSLRQALLTAAIALVFGFAGAALWSLSGLADSRTRDYLLGNPDLLPQMVQAYEAQEAEKRLAALGPEVFVEYPGAVMGNPKGTRVLVEFSDYNCTYCAASLKDVDRLVAEDSDLKVVIREIPLQNGSEASARMALAAAMQGKYRAFHDAMFRTRDIAAAAEAAGLDMAQAERDAASQAVSIELARNIELARELGFAGTPSWVTGRKAMEGAVGYDQLKAALAGGDTAG encoded by the coding sequence ATGACGTCATCGACCCCGTCCTTTTCGCTGCGCCAAGCGCTGCTGACCGCTGCGATCGCGCTGGTGTTCGGATTTGCGGGGGCGGCGCTGTGGTCGCTTTCGGGCCTCGCCGACAGTCGCACTCGCGATTACCTGCTCGGCAATCCCGATCTGTTGCCGCAGATGGTGCAGGCCTACGAGGCGCAGGAAGCCGAAAAGCGGCTTGCGGCGCTCGGGCCGGAAGTCTTCGTTGAATATCCCGGTGCGGTGATGGGCAACCCCAAGGGCACCAGGGTGCTGGTCGAATTCAGCGATTACAACTGCACCTATTGCGCGGCGAGCCTCAAGGATGTCGACCGGTTGGTGGCCGAAGATTCCGATCTCAAGGTCGTGATCCGCGAGATCCCGTTGCAGAATGGCAGCGAGGCGAGCGCACGGATGGCGCTCGCAGCGGCGATGCAGGGCAAGTATCGCGCTTTCCATGATGCCATGTTCCGCACCCGCGACATTGCCGCTGCGGCCGAAGCGGCCGGGCTCGATATGGCGCAGGCGGAGCGCGATGCGGCTTCGCAGGCGGTCTCGATCGAGCTGGCGCGCAACATCGAACTGGCGCGCGAACTGGGCTTTGCCGGCACGCCTTCGTGGGTTACCGGGCGCAAGGCGATGGAAGGCGCGGTCGGCTACGATCAGCTCAAGGCGGCGCTGGCCGGCGGCGATACGGCCGGCTGA